A stretch of Oncorhynchus tshawytscha isolate Ot180627B unplaced genomic scaffold, Otsh_v2.0 Un_contig_6598_pilon_pilon, whole genome shotgun sequence DNA encodes these proteins:
- the LOC112240173 gene encoding neuroserpin isoform X1 has translation MLIIGLLPLLLWPGPGCRAADIPEDTTAEFSVRLYHQLQARGGDDNIIFSPLSVAVALGMVELGARGASLTQIRQAVGFSHLPTDEEFSLLQNLTGALSEDDAHYIIRMANSLFLQSGVTFNPEFLRLMKKYFGAEVETVDFSESAAVAEQINGWVENHTESKIRDLLSADDFSSVTQLTLVNAVYFRGSWKNQFRPENTRTFSFSKDDGSEAQTHMMYQQGDFYYGEFSDGSSEAGGVYQVLEMPYEGEDMSMLVVLPRQEVPLAVLEPIIRAPLLEEWANNVKRQKVEVYLPRFKVEQKVDLKETLQDLGIKNIFTRDADLSAMTDGKDLFIGKAVQKAYLEVTEEGAEGAAGSGMIALTRTLVLSPQVMNVLSLSLPLCVL, from the exons ATGTTGATTATCGGcctcctgcccctcctcctgTGGCCGGGCCCTGGTTGCCGTGCGGCTGACATTCCGGAGGACACCACGGCAGAGTTCTCTGTCAGACTGTACCACCAGCTGCAGGCGCGCGGGGGGGACGACAACATCATCTTCTCCCCCCTCAGTGTGGCTGTGGCCCTGGGCATGGTGGAGCTGGGGGCCCGCGGGGCCTCCCTCACACAGATACGCCAGGCTGTCGGCTTCAGCCACCTACCGACAG ATGAGGAGTTCTCTCTGCTCCAGAACCTGACAGGGGCTCTGTCTGAAGACGACGCCCACTACATCATCCGAATGGCCAACTCCCTCTTCCTGCAGAGCGGCGTGACCTTTAACCCGGAGTTCCTGCGGCTGATGAAGAAGTACTTCGGGGCGGAGGTGGAGACGGTGGACTTCAGCGAATCAGCCGCCGTGGCAGAGCAGATCAATGGATGGGTGGAGAACCACACTGAGA gtaAGATCCGTGACCTGCTGTCAGCTGATGACTTCAGCAGTGTGACCCAGCTGACCCTGGTCAACGCGGTGTACTTCCGGGGCAGCTGGAAGAACCAGTTCAGACCGGAAAACACCAGAACCTTCTCCTTCAGCAAAGACGACGGGAGCGAGGCCCAGACACACATGATGTACCAGCAGGGAGACTTCTACTATg gtgagtTCAGTGATGGTTCATCCGAGGCAGGTGGTGTGTACCAGGTGTTGGAGATGCCCTATGAAGGAGAGGACATGAGCATGCTGGTGGTGTTACCCAGACAGGAAGTCCCCCTGGCAGTCCTGGAGCCAATCATCAGAGCCCCTCTcttggaggagtgggccaacaATGTCAAGAGGCAGAAGGTGGAGGTCTACCTGCCCAG GTTTAAGGTTGAGCAGAAGGTAGACCTGAAGGAGACTCTGCAGGATCTGGGCATCAAGAACATCTTCACGAGAGATGCTGACCTCTCCGCCATGACAG ACGGTAAGGACCTGTTCATTGGGAAGGCGGTTCAGAAggcctacctggaggtgacagaggagggagcggagggagCTGCAGGATCAG GAATGATAGCCCTCACCAGGACTCTGGTTCTGTCCCCTCAGGtcatgaatgttctctctctctctctccctctctgtgtcctgtag
- the LOC112240173 gene encoding neuroserpin isoform X2, whose translation MLIIGLLPLLLWPGPGCRAADIPEDTTAEFSVRLYHQLQARGGDDNIIFSPLSVAVALGMVELGARGASLTQIRQAVGFSHLPTDEEFSLLQNLTGALSEDDAHYIIRMANSLFLQSGVTFNPEFLRLMKKYFGAEVETVDFSESAAVAEQINGWVENHTESKIRDLLSADDFSSVTQLTLVNAVYFRGSWKNQFRPENTRTFSFSKDDGSEAQTHMMYQQGDFYYGEFSDGSSEAGGVYQVLEMPYEGEDMSMLVVLPRQEVPLAVLEPIIRAPLLEEWANNVKRQKVEVYLPRFKVEQKVDLKETLQDLGIKNIFTRDADLSAMTDGKDLFIGKAVQKAYLEVTEEGAEGAAGSGMIALTRTLVLYPQVMADHLVCLVFSDGFFLSSSPGSILFMGRVMTPEVIDPTDFDNDSM comes from the exons ATGTTGATTATCGGcctcctgcccctcctcctgTGGCCGGGCCCTGGTTGCCGTGCGGCTGACATTCCGGAGGACACCACGGCAGAGTTCTCTGTCAGACTGTACCACCAGCTGCAGGCGCGCGGGGGGGACGACAACATCATCTTCTCCCCCCTCAGTGTGGCTGTGGCCCTGGGCATGGTGGAGCTGGGGGCCCGCGGGGCCTCCCTCACACAGATACGCCAGGCTGTCGGCTTCAGCCACCTACCGACAG ATGAGGAGTTCTCTCTGCTCCAGAACCTGACAGGGGCTCTGTCTGAAGACGACGCCCACTACATCATCCGAATGGCCAACTCCCTCTTCCTGCAGAGCGGCGTGACCTTTAACCCGGAGTTCCTGCGGCTGATGAAGAAGTACTTCGGGGCGGAGGTGGAGACGGTGGACTTCAGCGAATCAGCCGCCGTGGCAGAGCAGATCAATGGATGGGTGGAGAACCACACTGAGA gtaAGATCCGTGACCTGCTGTCAGCTGATGACTTCAGCAGTGTGACCCAGCTGACCCTGGTCAACGCGGTGTACTTCCGGGGCAGCTGGAAGAACCAGTTCAGACCGGAAAACACCAGAACCTTCTCCTTCAGCAAAGACGACGGGAGCGAGGCCCAGACACACATGATGTACCAGCAGGGAGACTTCTACTATg gtgagtTCAGTGATGGTTCATCCGAGGCAGGTGGTGTGTACCAGGTGTTGGAGATGCCCTATGAAGGAGAGGACATGAGCATGCTGGTGGTGTTACCCAGACAGGAAGTCCCCCTGGCAGTCCTGGAGCCAATCATCAGAGCCCCTCTcttggaggagtgggccaacaATGTCAAGAGGCAGAAGGTGGAGGTCTACCTGCCCAG GTTTAAGGTTGAGCAGAAGGTAGACCTGAAGGAGACTCTGCAGGATCTGGGCATCAAGAACATCTTCACGAGAGATGCTGACCTCTCCGCCATGACAG ACGGTAAGGACCTGTTCATTGGGAAGGCGGTTCAGAAggcctacctggaggtgacagaggagggagcggagggagCTGCAGGATCAG GAATGATAGCCCTCACCAGGACTCTGGTTCTGTACCCTCAG GTCATGGCTGAtcatcttgtctgtct TGTCTTCTCTGAcggtttctttctctcctcctctccaggttcTATCCTGTTCATGGGCAGGGTTATGACGCCAGAGGTCATCGACCCTACTGACTTCGACAACGACTCCATGTAA